A genomic stretch from Thauera sp. GDN1 includes:
- a CDS encoding sigma-54-dependent Fis family transcriptional regulator: MPPDTRPLPELVSFLETLSEPHILCDRDYRIIAANAAYRASWPDGRNVVGRTCYDVSHHYSVPCDRAGESCPLARSLASGQRERVLHLHHTPRGKEYVNIELSPVRDASGEIAWFIEKMEPMHVARGVSDHRGLIGRSPAFQHMLELIARVAPSDASVLLQGESGTGKELLATAVHEASRRAEGPFVVVDCSGLPETLFESEVFGHERGAFTGATARKPGLIEAASGGTLFLDEVGDIPLAMQVKLLRLLETGTYRRVGSTELRRADIRLVSATHRPLKRMIAEGGFRQDLYFRINTFPIAVPPLREREGDLPLLIDSLLERVAPKRRLALSPAALRLLCAYPFPGNVRELRNVLERASLMCDGELIGPEHLPEEILHPELGGCEDSGPMAGQPGRAVVKGEPFDLEEVQRQALLRAVRTHRGSRRELARRLGISERTLYRRLRELGLVEGRAGSATDGATPGVKEP; this comes from the coding sequence ATGCCGCCCGATACGCGCCCCTTGCCCGAGCTGGTGTCCTTTCTCGAGACCCTGTCCGAGCCCCACATCCTGTGCGACCGCGACTACCGGATCATCGCCGCCAATGCCGCCTACCGGGCGTCGTGGCCGGACGGGCGCAACGTGGTGGGGCGCACCTGTTACGACGTCAGCCACCACTACAGCGTGCCGTGCGACCGTGCGGGCGAGTCCTGCCCGCTGGCGCGCAGCCTGGCTTCGGGCCAGCGCGAGCGCGTGCTGCATCTGCATCACACGCCGCGCGGCAAGGAGTATGTGAACATCGAGCTCTCCCCGGTGCGCGACGCGAGCGGGGAGATCGCATGGTTCATCGAGAAGATGGAGCCGATGCACGTCGCTCGTGGGGTGTCGGACCATCGCGGCCTGATCGGGCGCTCGCCCGCCTTCCAGCACATGCTCGAGCTGATCGCGCGCGTGGCGCCCTCGGACGCGAGCGTGCTGCTGCAGGGCGAGTCCGGCACCGGCAAGGAACTGCTCGCCACCGCCGTGCATGAAGCGAGCCGGCGTGCGGAGGGGCCCTTCGTGGTGGTCGATTGCTCCGGACTGCCCGAGACCCTGTTCGAGAGCGAGGTCTTCGGCCACGAGCGCGGTGCCTTCACCGGCGCCACCGCGCGCAAGCCCGGGCTGATCGAGGCGGCCAGCGGCGGCACGCTGTTCCTCGACGAGGTCGGCGACATCCCGCTCGCAATGCAGGTCAAGCTGCTGCGCCTGCTGGAGACCGGCACCTATCGGCGCGTGGGGTCGACCGAGCTGCGCCGCGCCGACATCCGCCTGGTTTCGGCCACCCACCGCCCGCTCAAGCGCATGATCGCCGAGGGCGGCTTCCGCCAGGATCTCTACTTCCGCATCAACACCTTCCCGATCGCCGTGCCGCCCCTGCGCGAGCGCGAGGGCGACCTGCCGCTGCTGATCGACTCCCTGCTCGAACGCGTGGCGCCCAAGCGTCGCCTGGCGCTGTCGCCGGCGGCGCTGCGACTGCTGTGCGCCTATCCCTTCCCGGGCAACGTGCGCGAGCTGCGCAACGTGCTCGAACGCGCCAGCCTGATGTGCGACGGCGAGCTCATCGGACCCGAGCATCTGCCCGAGGAGATCCTGCACCCGGAGTTAGGCGGCTGCGAGGATTCCGGTCCGATGGCCGGGCAGCCGGGCCGCGCCGTGGTGAAGGGCGAGCCGTTCGACCTCGAGGAGGTGCAGCGCCAGGCGCTGCTGCGTGCGGTGCGCACCCATCGCGGCAGCCGTCGCGAACTCGCCCGCCGGCTCGGCATCAGCGAGCGCACCCTCTATCGCCGGCTTCGCGAACTGGGGCTGGTGGAGGGGCGTGCCGGGTCGGCGACCGACGGCGCGACACCGGGGGTGAAGGAGCCCTGA
- a CDS encoding TIGR01212 family radical SAM protein (This family includes YhcC from E. coli K-12, an uncharacterized radical SAM protein.) — MQKVSVAAGFTCPNRDGALGAGGCTFCNNAGFTPGYLDRRDGIHAQIDTGLGFLDRRYPGTRHFIAYFQSYSNTYGEFARLRACYEEALSHPRISGLAIGTRPDCLPDTVLDYLAELAASHIIELEIGIESCDDAVLQRVNRGHDFACSVDAIERAAARGLAVTAHLILGLPGETRESMLDGAARLSALPLKALKLHQLQLVRGTAMARDWQRDPASVPLLDEESYIGLLADFVERLSPDILLQRLGSEVPPTLKLAPQWNMRLSELAPRLSAELARRGSWQGARFATPAG, encoded by the coding sequence GTGCAGAAGGTCTCGGTGGCGGCGGGCTTCACCTGCCCCAATCGCGACGGCGCGCTCGGCGCCGGTGGCTGCACCTTCTGCAACAACGCCGGCTTCACCCCGGGCTATCTCGATCGCCGCGACGGCATCCACGCCCAGATCGACACCGGACTTGGTTTTCTTGACCGGCGCTATCCGGGAACGCGGCATTTCATCGCCTATTTCCAGAGCTACAGCAATACCTATGGCGAGTTCGCGCGTCTGCGCGCCTGCTACGAGGAGGCGCTGTCGCATCCGCGGATCAGCGGGCTGGCGATCGGCACGCGGCCGGACTGCCTGCCCGACACCGTGCTCGACTATCTCGCCGAGCTCGCCGCCAGCCACATCATCGAGCTCGAGATCGGTATCGAGTCCTGTGACGACGCGGTGCTGCAGCGCGTGAATCGCGGCCACGACTTCGCCTGCAGCGTCGACGCGATCGAGCGCGCGGCGGCACGCGGGCTGGCGGTGACGGCGCACTTGATCCTCGGACTGCCGGGTGAGACGCGGGAGTCGATGCTCGACGGCGCCGCGCGGCTGTCGGCCTTGCCGCTCAAGGCGCTCAAGCTGCACCAGCTGCAGCTCGTGCGCGGGACGGCGATGGCGCGCGACTGGCAACGCGACCCGGCCAGCGTTCCGCTGCTGGACGAGGAGAGCTACATCGGCCTGCTGGCCGACTTCGTGGAGCGCCTGTCGCCCGACATCCTGCTGCAGCGCCTGGGCAGCGAGGTGCCGCCGACCCTGAAGCTGGCGCCGCAATGGAACATGCGCCTGTCCGAGCTGGCGCCCCGGCTGAGCGCCGAACTGGCCCGCCGCGGCAGTTGGCAGGGCGCGCGCTTCGCCACGCCCGCAGGCTGA
- a CDS encoding cytochrome c: MPRTKFATRLALAALSVLILAGCSSEVADTHPEQPVTKRREAFKAILRSFEPMGTMLKDKRYDADAFARLADEFGRLRDAPWSHFGADTNYPPTKAKPAVWEKPAEFDQRRQAFATASERLLAAAAERNEAAVRTAYAAAQDSCKACHRDFRK; this comes from the coding sequence ATGCCCCGAACGAAGTTCGCCACCCGTCTCGCCCTCGCCGCCCTGTCCGTCCTCATCCTCGCCGGCTGTTCCAGCGAAGTCGCCGACACTCATCCCGAGCAGCCCGTCACCAAGCGCCGGGAAGCCTTCAAGGCGATCCTGCGCAGCTTCGAACCGATGGGCACGATGCTCAAGGACAAGCGCTACGACGCCGACGCCTTCGCGCGGCTGGCGGACGAGTTCGGTCGCCTGCGCGACGCGCCGTGGTCGCACTTCGGCGCCGACACCAACTACCCCCCGACCAAGGCCAAGCCGGCCGTATGGGAGAAGCCCGCGGAATTCGATCAGCGCCGCCAGGCGTTCGCCACCGCCTCCGAGCGCCTGCTCGCCGCAGCGGCTGAACGCAACGAGGCCGCCGTGCGTACCGCCTATGCGGCCGCGCAGGACAGCTGCAAGGCCTGCCACCGCGACTTCCGCAAATAG